One genomic segment of Ignavibacteriota bacterium includes these proteins:
- a CDS encoding pyridoxal-phosphate dependent enzyme has product MIIKKFKQDVIKKTAARCKKHGITIPTFAQMRNPNLVPQSVKEKLPKIGLWDVDPANLFRITWKNDTQTGLYGGVNYLEIPKEITGVKARIIGLIGKYFPTGAHKVGAAFGCLVPRLVSGEFDPDKHKAVWPSTGNFCRGGAFVSSLLDCTAVAILPEGMSKERFAWLKEIGAEVIATPGTESNVKEIYDKCWELKRDPLNVIFNQFEEFGNPIWHYNVTGPAIEEVFQSLGKNLRASAYISATGSAGTIGAGDYLKKQFPHLKVVATEALQCPTLFMNGFGAHRIEGIGDKHVPWVHNVLNTDAVAAIDDEDCMRVLRLFNEQEGQKLLCGEQGAVSGDLSILGISGICNMLAAIKTAKYYEMNENDVIFTIFTDSSDLYQSRLKELEEERGKYSIMQAAKDFAGPLEHQSIDYFKELSYYDRKAIHNLKYFTWVEQQGRSSDELNAQWNPDFWTRMFEEEVNEFDNLIEEFNRHAM; this is encoded by the coding sequence ATGATCATCAAGAAATTTAAACAAGACGTAATTAAAAAAACTGCTGCTCGCTGTAAAAAACACGGCATTACCATTCCCACATTCGCGCAGATGCGAAACCCGAATCTCGTTCCGCAATCAGTCAAGGAGAAACTTCCAAAGATTGGTTTGTGGGATGTTGACCCGGCTAATCTCTTCCGCATAACATGGAAGAACGACACGCAAACGGGACTGTATGGCGGAGTCAATTATCTTGAAATTCCGAAAGAGATTACGGGAGTAAAAGCGAGAATCATCGGACTTATCGGAAAATATTTTCCGACAGGAGCGCATAAAGTAGGTGCGGCGTTCGGTTGTTTGGTGCCGCGACTTGTCAGCGGCGAGTTTGACCCGGACAAACACAAAGCAGTGTGGCCCTCGACAGGAAATTTTTGCCGCGGCGGAGCGTTTGTTTCTTCCTTGCTTGATTGTACTGCGGTTGCAATCTTGCCTGAGGGAATGTCGAAAGAACGGTTCGCTTGGCTGAAAGAAATCGGAGCGGAGGTGATTGCAACTCCCGGTACCGAATCGAACGTGAAAGAAATTTATGATAAGTGCTGGGAACTGAAACGAGACCCGCTCAATGTCATCTTCAATCAGTTTGAAGAATTCGGCAATCCGATCTGGCATTACAATGTAACGGGTCCTGCAATTGAAGAAGTGTTTCAATCGCTTGGAAAAAATCTTCGGGCATCGGCGTACATTTCGGCAACCGGTTCGGCGGGAACGATCGGCGCGGGGGATTATCTCAAAAAACAATTTCCACATCTGAAGGTTGTTGCGACAGAAGCGTTGCAATGTCCGACTCTGTTCATGAATGGTTTCGGTGCGCATCGTATTGAAGGCATTGGTGACAAGCACGTGCCGTGGGTTCATAATGTTTTGAACACAGATGCAGTTGCGGCAATTGACGATGAAGATTGCATGAGAGTTCTTCGGTTGTTCAATGAACAGGAAGGTCAAAAATTGTTATGCGGTGAGCAGGGAGCGGTGAGCGGTGATTTGTCTATTCTTGGAATCTCAGGGATCTGCAATATGCTTGCAGCAATCAAGACAGCGAAGTATTACGAGATGAATGAGAACGACGTCATCTTCACGATTTTCACCGATTCGTCTGACTTGTATCAATCTCGTTTGAAAGAGTTGGAAGAGGAGCGCGGCAAATATTCGATCATGCAGGCGGCAAAAGATTTCGCCGGACCGCTTGAACATCAGAGCATTGATTACTTCAAAGAACTTTCGTACTATGACCGGAAAGCAATTCACAATCTCAAATACTTTACGTGGGTTGAACAGCAGGGACGAAGTTCCGACGAACTGAACGCTCAGTGGAACCCTGATTTCTGGACGAGAATGTTTGAGGAAGAAGTGAATGAGTTTGATAATCTCATAGAAGAGTTTAATCGTCATGCGATGTGA
- the xdh gene encoding selenium-dependent xanthine dehydrogenase: MKLDFTLNGQQFQSEISDNLSLMDVLREQAGLISPKNGCAPQGSCGACTVIVDGKAVSSCAVPAKNVEGKSVHTLEGLNENERDIFARAFSYSAAMQCGFCIPGIVVRAKHLLSKNPEPTRDEIAHSLNNNICRCTGYVKIIDAIELAGKAFRGEPLPEPDYSGKIGTSLPKMDGEKFAMGERPYIDDMKLPGMLYAAFLFSPHPRININKIDYTDAEILPGVVRVVTANDVPGQRKQGLIYKDWSLFIAEGEITHCIGDVLAAVVADDVRTARKACELIKLDYEILPGVYDPEEALKPDAPRVHSDHDNLLSKSVIKRGDVDSALAESAFVETRTFETQMIEHAFLEPESSIALTNNGTLEVFSQGQGVFDDRKQIASFLGLSEENVKVTLITNGGAFGGKEDLSIQAQVALMAMLVGKPVKATLTREESIRLHPKRHPIKMTYTVGCDKNGKLTAVRARMIGDKGAYASVGTKVLERAAGHACGPYNILHSDVEALAVYTNNLPCGAMRGFGANQAAFAIEGMMDILAEKVGIDGWEMRWRNVVDVGDTFCTGQVFEKAVGIKKTLLAVKDIFYSSKYAGIACGIKNVGIGNGMPEYGQAIVRIHPDETITINTGFTEMGQGFCTVMIQFFSDVTGIDPRKVRVDIDTTQPTPCGMTTASRATVLGGRAVIEAAKKMKIDLDSGLKIQDLVGKEYFGEVVIDYTTALDATTNKPITHMTFGFATQVCILDDSGKLKKFVAAHDVGKVINKKMLEGQLEGSIHMGLGYALTEELKLNNGIPESFKLRSLGLLRAKDMPETEIILIEEHEPEGPFGAKGVGEIGLVPTAGAVASALYKFDGIRRYKLPMKDSLAAKAIHHG; the protein is encoded by the coding sequence ATGAAATTAGATTTCACCCTCAACGGTCAACAATTTCAATCAGAAATTTCAGACAATCTCTCGTTGATGGATGTTCTCCGCGAGCAAGCGGGATTGATTTCTCCCAAGAACGGATGCGCGCCACAAGGTTCGTGCGGTGCGTGTACGGTTATCGTTGATGGAAAAGCGGTTTCATCGTGCGCTGTTCCCGCGAAGAATGTCGAAGGGAAATCTGTGCATACACTCGAAGGGTTGAATGAGAACGAACGCGACATCTTCGCACGCGCATTTTCCTACTCAGCCGCGATGCAATGCGGTTTTTGTATTCCCGGAATAGTTGTTCGAGCGAAGCACCTTCTATCTAAAAATCCCGAGCCGACACGAGACGAAATTGCTCATTCATTGAACAATAACATTTGCCGATGCACGGGCTACGTGAAAATCATTGATGCGATTGAACTTGCAGGAAAAGCATTTCGGGGCGAGCCGTTGCCGGAACCGGATTATTCAGGAAAAATCGGGACAAGTTTGCCGAAGATGGATGGCGAAAAGTTTGCTATGGGCGAGCGTCCGTACATTGATGATATGAAATTGCCGGGCATGTTGTATGCTGCGTTTCTCTTTTCTCCGCACCCGCGAATCAACATCAACAAAATTGATTACACTGACGCGGAAATACTTCCCGGCGTTGTTCGTGTTGTCACCGCAAATGATGTTCCCGGTCAACGGAAGCAAGGATTGATTTACAAGGATTGGTCCCTGTTCATTGCTGAGGGAGAAATCACTCATTGCATCGGAGATGTTCTCGCGGCCGTTGTAGCCGATGATGTTCGGACGGCGAGGAAAGCATGTGAACTCATCAAACTCGATTACGAAATACTCCCCGGGGTATATGACCCTGAAGAGGCATTGAAACCCGATGCGCCACGAGTTCACTCAGACCATGACAATCTTCTTTCAAAATCTGTCATCAAGCGGGGTGATGTTGATTCAGCGCTTGCAGAATCTGCGTTTGTTGAGACGCGAACATTCGAGACGCAGATGATTGAACACGCGTTCCTCGAACCGGAAAGCTCGATTGCTCTGACAAACAACGGAACGCTTGAAGTGTTCAGTCAGGGGCAAGGCGTGTTCGATGACAGAAAACAAATCGCTTCTTTTCTTGGATTATCGGAAGAGAACGTGAAGGTTACACTCATCACCAACGGCGGCGCGTTTGGAGGAAAAGAAGATTTAAGCATTCAAGCGCAGGTTGCATTGATGGCAATGCTGGTTGGAAAACCTGTTAAGGCGACCCTGACACGCGAAGAAAGCATTCGACTTCATCCGAAACGCCATCCGATAAAGATGACGTACACAGTTGGTTGCGACAAGAACGGAAAGTTGACTGCTGTTCGTGCGCGAATGATTGGCGATAAAGGAGCGTACGCTTCGGTCGGTACGAAAGTGTTGGAGCGAGCGGCAGGACATGCGTGCGGTCCGTACAATATTTTACATTCGGATGTTGAAGCGCTTGCAGTGTACACAAATAATCTCCCTTGCGGCGCGATGCGCGGCTTCGGAGCGAATCAGGCGGCATTTGCGATTGAAGGAATGATGGATATTCTCGCGGAGAAAGTCGGGATTGACGGATGGGAAATGCGATGGAGAAATGTTGTGGATGTCGGCGATACGTTCTGCACGGGACAAGTATTCGAGAAAGCGGTCGGCATCAAAAAAACTCTCCTTGCAGTGAAAGACATTTTTTACTCATCGAAGTACGCGGGTATCGCGTGCGGTATTAAAAATGTCGGTATTGGAAACGGGATGCCGGAATACGGACAGGCGATTGTGCGAATTCATCCTGACGAAACAATTACCATCAACACCGGCTTTACAGAAATGGGACAAGGTTTTTGCACGGTGATGATTCAGTTTTTTTCTGATGTTACAGGAATTGACCCGCGCAAGGTCCGTGTTGATATTGACACGACACAACCAACCCCCTGCGGAATGACTACTGCTTCCCGTGCGACGGTACTGGGCGGACGCGCTGTTATCGAAGCGGCGAAGAAAATGAAAATTGATTTGGATTCGGGATTGAAGATTCAGGATTTAGTCGGGAAAGAATATTTCGGTGAAGTGGTGATTGACTACACAACAGCTCTCGACGCAACAACGAACAAACCGATTACTCACATGACGTTCGGATTTGCAACACAGGTTTGTATTCTTGATGATTCAGGAAAATTGAAAAAGTTTGTCGCCGCGCATGATGTCGGAAAAGTCATCAACAAAAAAATGCTCGAAGGACAACTCGAAGGTTCGATTCACATGGGACTCGGTTACGCATTAACGGAAGAACTGAAGTTGAACAACGGTATTCCCGAATCGTTCAAACTCCGCTCGCTTGGATTGCTGAGGGCGAAGGATATGCCGGAGACGGAAATTATTCTCATCGAAGAACACGAACCGGAAGGTCCGTTTGGTGCGAAAGGTGTTGGCGAAATCGGTCTTGTGCCGACTGCCGGCGCCGTTGCTTCTGCGTTGTATAAGTTTGATGGCATTCGTCGGTACAAATTGCCGATGAAAGATTCTCTTGCGGCGAAGGCAATTCACCACGGATAA
- a CDS encoding BMC domain-containing protein, with the protein MTRNSIGLIELTSIAAGYQVADAMLKAADVEIILSRTICSGKYMVLIGGDVSAVTASVQAGGVAGRGSIIDVFIIPNVHPAVFPAISGMNKVEMLEALGIVESFSVASLIEAADAAVKASRVELIEIRLAMALGGKAFFTLTGDVAAVQAAVDAGAAVIAEKGLLVNKVVIPHPRKELLSEKI; encoded by the coding sequence ATGACACGAAACTCCATAGGACTTATTGAACTGACGAGCATCGCCGCGGGATATCAGGTTGCCGATGCAATGTTGAAAGCGGCTGACGTTGAGATTATTCTCTCACGGACAATTTGCTCGGGCAAATACATGGTGTTAATTGGCGGAGATGTTTCTGCGGTTACCGCGAGCGTACAGGCAGGCGGAGTTGCCGGGCGCGGCTCTATTATTGATGTGTTCATCATTCCCAATGTTCACCCGGCGGTGTTTCCCGCAATTTCGGGGATGAACAAGGTTGAAATGCTTGAAGCGCTCGGTATCGTTGAATCGTTTTCGGTTGCTTCGTTAATTGAAGCCGCCGATGCCGCAGTAAAAGCATCGCGTGTAGAGTTGATTGAAATCCGGCTTGCGATGGCGCTTGGCGGAAAAGCGTTCTTCACTCTAACCGGCGATGTTGCCGCAGTGCAAGCTGCCGTTGACGCAGGCGCAGCAGTCATTGCAGAAAAAGGATTGCTGGTGAATAAAGTCGTTATTCCGCATCCGAGGAAAGAGTTGTTGTCGGAAAAGATTTAG
- a CDS encoding nucleotidyltransferase domain-containing protein, with amino-acid sequence MSIDLKNPLTIDIQKRLHSCGVELVYLFGSHAEGTEHPLSDVDIGVVFSSPLSDENVSDMYNELYDIFTDVFPQHSVDIVLLQRAGLELCFDVISHGKILFEAKPGSRYDFIEYIQIMYADFRPHLDEFNKQVLERIG; translated from the coding sequence ATGAGCATAGACCTGAAAAATCCTTTGACTATAGATATTCAAAAAAGACTTCATTCTTGTGGAGTTGAACTTGTTTATCTTTTCGGTTCGCACGCGGAAGGAACGGAACATCCTCTCAGCGATGTGGATATTGGCGTTGTTTTCTCTTCACCGCTCTCTGATGAAAACGTATCAGATATGTACAATGAACTCTATGATATTTTTACAGATGTTTTCCCACAGCATAGCGTTGATATTGTTTTGTTGCAACGAGCAGGTTTAGAATTGTGTTTCGATGTTATCTCGCATGGAAAAATTTTGTTCGAAGCGAAACCGGGGTCAAGATACGACTTTATAGAATACATACAGATAATGTATGCAGATTTTCGACCGCACCTGGATGAGTTTAACAAACAAGTTCTGGAGAGAATAGGATGA
- a CDS encoding DUF86 domain-containing protein, which yields MMETPLKAQSIIPRIDGIQRDVEKLKELVGLSFEQFENETNFVLAQYYLRRALEGVFHIGLHLLSRLPGNRSTEYKAIAIQLGECGVVEKQFAQTALKNMAGYRNRLTHFYADVTPKEIYSILQKNLGDFDVFLKAVREVMKHPEKYGFSVEK from the coding sequence ATGATGGAAACGCCGCTCAAAGCACAATCTATTATTCCACGGATTGATGGAATACAACGGGATGTAGAAAAACTCAAGGAACTTGTTGGGCTTTCATTTGAACAATTTGAGAACGAAACAAACTTTGTCCTTGCTCAATATTATTTACGTCGTGCATTGGAGGGAGTCTTCCATATTGGTTTGCACCTTCTCTCCCGATTACCGGGCAACCGTTCTACAGAATACAAAGCAATAGCAATTCAACTCGGTGAGTGCGGGGTTGTTGAAAAACAATTTGCACAAACCGCTCTCAAAAACATGGCTGGCTATCGAAACAGGTTGACTCACTTTTATGCTGATGTTACACCGAAAGAAATTTATTCAATACTGCAAAAGAATCTCGGTGATTTTGATGTTTTTCTAAAAGCAGTAAGAGAAGTTATGAAACATCCTGAGAAGTACGGCTTTAGTGTTGAGAAGTAA
- a CDS encoding PQQ-binding-like beta-propeller repeat protein, whose product MKATFTLSIYILFCSLVSVTNAQFVNDNLWATDGRVYAIVTSGNTIYIGGQFTYVGPPTGPGAAIDIATGQPDRALPKVNGDVYAVVSDGAGGWYIGGYFSEVGGVPRNNIAHIKADKTLDLNWNPNANSNVNAITVSGTTVYVGGEFTSIGGQARNYIAALNASSGSATSWNPNADNRIYAFVVSGTTVYVGGQFTSIGRQARNCIAALDATTGNAISWNPNANRTVDALTVSGTTVYAGGAFTNIGGQSRNHIAALDATTGNITNWNPNASSSVIALVVSGTTVYAGGWFTSIGGQARNYIAALDATTGNATSWNPNANYVVNALTISGTTVYTVGGFDSIGGQSRNRIAALDASTGNATNWNTDANGEVNALAISGTTVYAGGMFTSVGGQYRNNIVALDATTGNATSWNPNANDVVRALAVSGTTVYAGGYFTSIGGQTRNRIAALDATTGNATSWDPNANGDVDALAVSGTIVYAGGLFGSIGSQSRNFIAALNTTTGYATSWNPNANDFVEALAISGTTVYAGGYFTSIGGQTRNCIAALNTTTGTATSWNPNVIGGVLALTISGTKVYAGGQFDSVGGQARNNIAALDATTGNATSWNPNANSDVRTLAVSGTTVYAGGSFDSIGGQSRNYIAALDATTGNATNWNPNANSVVRALAFSGTTVYVGGSFDDINYSGHSYFAGIVPQLFNVTSSVAGNGTISPIGNVNVVIGEQQSFTVTPITNWHTDSIVVDGQRVDSLSSYTFYDVDTTHTIIAYFTPDSSFSTIQMNARWNLVSVPVLSNDYRKTTLFYSAMSSAFAYQEGYEEKDTLAVGVGYWMKFSTAEPVYIPGSVVTTETVNVAEGWNIIGSISQSVQTSNITSLPPGIVTTEFFGYNAGYSPSSTIEPGKGYWVKANEAGQLILSSVISSSVSSRIKIIPTSELPPPPPDGEITNHESQIPNHFILEQNYPNPFNPLTVIRYQLPVGRDAVSTGRLGESSYNVTLKVYNLLGEEVATLVDEMQEEGNKSVNWDASGIPSGIYFYRLQTQSFNETKKLVLIR is encoded by the coding sequence ATGAAAGCTACTTTTACACTTAGTATCTACATTCTGTTCTGCTCACTTGTATCCGTCACAAACGCGCAGTTTGTGAACGACAACCTATGGGCAACGGATGGACGAGTGTATGCTATTGTTACTTCCGGTAATACTATTTATATAGGAGGACAATTTACGTATGTTGGACCGCCGACGGGGCCTGGAGCAGCGATTGATATTGCAACAGGGCAACCTGACCGAGCTTTACCAAAAGTGAATGGAGATGTTTATGCAGTGGTTTCCGATGGCGCGGGAGGATGGTATATTGGCGGATACTTCTCTGAAGTTGGAGGGGTACCGAGGAACAATATCGCCCACATTAAAGCTGACAAAACGCTAGACTTGAATTGGAATCCGAATGCAAACAGTAATGTTAATGCTATTACCGTTTCAGGAACAACTGTGTATGTAGGAGGGGAGTTCACAAGCATCGGCGGACAGGCAAGGAATTATATTGCCGCACTTAATGCCTCATCGGGCAGCGCAACAAGTTGGAATCCGAATGCAGACAATAGGATTTATGCATTTGTTGTCTCAGGAACGACTGTGTATGTAGGAGGGCAGTTCACAAGTATCGGCAGACAGGCAAGGAATTGTATTGCCGCGCTTGATGCAACAACTGGTAATGCCATAAGTTGGAATCCGAATGCAAACAGAACGGTTGATGCTCTTACAGTTTCTGGAACAACCGTGTATGCAGGAGGCGCTTTCACGAACATCGGCGGTCAATCAAGAAATCACATCGCCGCTCTTGATGCTACTACGGGTAATATTACAAACTGGAATCCGAATGCAAGTTCTTCAGTTATAGCACTTGTCGTCTCAGGAACCACTGTGTATGCAGGAGGATGGTTCACAAGCATCGGCGGACAGGCAAGGAATTATATTGCCGCGCTTGATGCCACGACAGGAAACGCCACAAGTTGGAATCCCAACGCGAATTACGTAGTTAACGCTCTTACTATTTCAGGAACAACTGTTTATACGGTAGGAGGTTTTGATAGCATTGGTGGTCAGTCAAGAAATCGTATCGCCGCTCTTGATGCTTCAACTGGGAACGCGACAAACTGGAACACCGATGCAAACGGAGAGGTTAATGCTCTTGCTATTTCAGGAACTACGGTGTATGCCGGAGGTATGTTCACGAGCGTTGGTGGACAATATAGAAATAACATTGTTGCTCTTGATGCTACAACAGGAAATGCAACAAGTTGGAATCCGAATGCAAACGATGTGGTTCGTGCACTTGCAGTCTCGGGAACAACCGTCTATGCCGGAGGATACTTCACAAGTATTGGCGGTCAAACAAGGAATCGTATTGCCGCGCTTGATGCTACGACAGGTAACGCAACAAGTTGGGACCCGAATGCAAATGGTGATGTTGATGCTCTTGCAGTTTCAGGAACTATTGTGTATGCAGGAGGACTTTTCGGTAGCATCGGCAGTCAATCAAGAAATTTCATCGCTGCACTCAATACCACAACGGGCTACGCTACAAGTTGGAATCCGAATGCAAACGATTTTGTTGAAGCTCTCGCCATTTCAGGAACAACCGTCTATGCCGGAGGATACTTCACAAGTATTGGTGGACAAACAAGAAATTGTATCGCCGCACTCAATACCACAACGGGCACCGCAACAAGTTGGAACCCGAATGTAATCGGCGGGGTTCTTGCACTTACTATCTCAGGAACTAAAGTGTATGCAGGAGGACAATTCGACAGCGTAGGCGGGCAAGCAAGGAATAATATTGCCGCGCTTGATGCCACTACTGGAAATGCAACAAGTTGGAATCCGAATGCAAACAGTGATGTTCGTACACTTGCTGTCTCCGGAACAACCGTGTATGCGGGGGGAAGTTTCGATAGCATTGGTGGTCAGTCGAGAAATTATATCGCCGCTCTTGATGCCACCACGGGAAATGCCACAAACTGGAATCCTAATGCAAACAGTGTTGTTCGTGCACTTGCTTTTTCCGGAACGACGGTGTATGTAGGAGGAAGTTTCGATGACATTAATTACAGTGGACACTCTTATTTTGCCGGAATTGTACCGCAACTGTTTAACGTAACTTCATCAGTGGCTGGTAATGGTACTATCTCTCCAATCGGTAACGTCAATGTCGTAATAGGAGAACAGCAAAGTTTTACTGTTACCCCAATTACTAACTGGCACACTGACAGCATTGTCGTTGACGGTCAACGTGTTGATTCACTGTCAAGTTATACGTTTTACGACGTAGATACAACCCACACCATTATCGCTTATTTCACGCCGGATAGTTCTTTCTCGACCATACAAATGAATGCAAGATGGAATCTTGTTTCTGTTCCCGTTCTGTCAAATGATTACAGAAAAACCACGTTGTTTTATTCTGCAATGTCATCTGCCTTTGCTTATCAAGAAGGTTATGAAGAGAAGGATACACTCGCCGTTGGTGTCGGTTACTGGATGAAATTCTCTACTGCAGAGCCGGTGTACATTCCGGGTTCAGTCGTTACTACCGAAACTGTGAATGTTGCTGAAGGATGGAATATCATAGGTTCAATTTCTCAGTCTGTTCAAACATCAAACATTACAAGCCTTCCTCCGGGAATTGTTACCACTGAATTTTTCGGGTACAATGCAGGCTATTCTCCAAGTTCAACAATTGAGCCGGGCAAAGGTTACTGGGTAAAAGCTAACGAAGCAGGGCAACTTATTCTTTCTTCTGTTATCTCTTCATCAGTTTCAAGCAGAATAAAAATTATTCCAACTTCGGAGTTGCCTCCGCCTCCGCCCGATGGTGAAATCACTAATCACGAATCACAAATTCCGAATCACTTTATTCTTGAACAGAACTATCCCAATCCGTTTAATCCATTAACCGTTATTCGTTATCAGTTACCTGTAGGTCGAGACGCTGTCTCGACCGGACGACTCGGCGAGTCGTCCTACAATGTTACACTCAAAGTGTACAATCTCCTTGGCGAAGAAGTCGCTACGCTTGTAGATGAGATGCAAGAAGAAGGAAACAAGTCGGTAAACTGGGATGCAAGCGGGATTCCGAGCGGAATATATTTCTATCGCCTTCAAACTCAATCATTCAACGAAACAAAAAAACTTGTCCTGATACGTTGA
- a CDS encoding SLBB domain-containing protein, whose product MDIQDKIRYAGIVGAGGGGFPAHVKAASKVDTVIANGAECEPLIHKDYELMVNYPERVVHGLLLLMESTGAKRGIIGVKEKNKAAIEALNKVIQDLGLKIQDESTTTHHFHPPTAGMPITIHQLGDFYPSGDEYILVYEATKRLIPPQGIPLDVGIVVNNVETLYNISKAKDDEPVIEKFITVSGAVKHPVSFLAPIGMSYREAIESAGGVSVKEYGVFVGGVMMGKLEFDLEKPITKTTAGLIVLPKEHTLIQRKSQPEKAMHRIGKSACDQCSYCTELCPRYVLGYDVQPHKVMRSLGFTTTGENIWNQFAQLCCACGLCTLYACPESLFPKEACDKAKHDLKEQGIKWSGRKEVEPHPMYEGRRTPLKQLMKRLGVEEYNHASEFCKDGCKPSKVEIQLLQHIGSPALPIVRVGETVKRGQCIGEIPEGKLGARVHASIDGVVTHINGSIIIQAMQN is encoded by the coding sequence TTGGATATTCAAGATAAAATAAGATACGCCGGTATCGTCGGCGCAGGCGGCGGCGGGTTTCCCGCGCACGTGAAAGCCGCGTCGAAGGTTGATACCGTCATTGCGAACGGCGCTGAATGCGAGCCGCTCATCCATAAAGATTATGAGTTGATGGTGAACTATCCTGAGCGAGTTGTTCATGGACTTCTTCTCTTGATGGAATCAACGGGTGCGAAGCGGGGAATAATTGGCGTGAAGGAAAAGAACAAAGCGGCGATTGAGGCATTGAACAAGGTGATTCAGGATTTAGGATTAAAGATTCAAGATGAATCAACGACTACTCACCACTTTCACCCGCCTACGGCGGGCATGCCAATAACGATTCACCAACTGGGCGATTTCTATCCGTCCGGCGACGAGTACATTCTCGTCTATGAAGCAACGAAGCGGTTGATTCCTCCGCAGGGAATTCCGCTCGATGTTGGTATTGTGGTGAACAATGTTGAAACGCTCTACAATATTTCCAAAGCGAAAGATGATGAGCCGGTGATTGAGAAATTTATTACCGTCTCAGGCGCGGTGAAGCATCCTGTTTCATTTCTTGCGCCGATTGGAATGAGCTATCGTGAGGCGATTGAATCGGCGGGTGGTGTGAGTGTGAAGGAGTATGGCGTGTTTGTCGGCGGGGTGATGATGGGGAAATTGGAATTCGATTTGGAAAAACCAATTACGAAAACAACTGCCGGGTTGATTGTTCTTCCGAAGGAACATACGCTCATTCAGCGAAAGAGTCAACCGGAGAAAGCAATGCATCGCATCGGGAAATCGGCGTGCGACCAATGCAGTTACTGCACGGAACTTTGCCCGCGGTATGTTCTTGGTTACGATGTTCAGCCGCATAAGGTGATGCGAAGTCTCGGCTTCACAACAACAGGAGAAAACATCTGGAATCAGTTTGCGCAACTTTGTTGTGCCTGTGGCTTGTGTACGTTGTACGCATGTCCCGAAAGTCTTTTCCCGAAAGAAGCGTGCGACAAAGCCAAGCACGACTTGAAAGAACAAGGCATCAAATGGTCTGGAAGAAAGGAAGTCGAACCGCATCCAATGTATGAAGGACGAAGAACACCGCTCAAACAACTGATGAAGCGACTCGGCGTTGAAGAGTACAATCACGCATCGGAATTTTGTAAGGATGGCTGTAAGCCATCGAAGGTTGAAATTCAGTTGTTGCAACATATCGGTTCTCCTGCGTTGCCGATTGTCCGAGTCGGTGAAACGGTGAAGCGCGGACAGTGCATTGGAGAGATTCCTGAGGGAAAACTTGGGGCGAGAGTACATGCGAGTATTGATGGAGTAGTTACTCATATCAATGGAAGTATTATTATTCAGGCAATGCAAAATTAA
- a CDS encoding GxxExxY protein, whose product MLHQDITDKIINAFYTVYNTLGSGFLEKVYENAFVIELEKKGLHVEQQKRIDVFYKGKKVGEYFADICVEGLVVLELKAAEGIAPEHEAQLINYLKATNIELGFLFNFGPKPIFIRRILTNDKKGINHG is encoded by the coding sequence ATGCTTCATCAGGATATAACAGATAAAATCATCAACGCATTTTACACTGTGTACAATACGCTTGGTTCTGGATTTCTTGAGAAGGTGTATGAGAATGCCTTTGTCATCGAACTTGAGAAAAAAGGATTGCATGTTGAACAGCAAAAGAGGATTGATGTCTTCTACAAAGGCAAGAAGGTCGGAGAGTATTTTGCTGACATCTGTGTTGAAGGACTGGTCGTTCTTGAATTAAAAGCAGCAGAAGGTATCGCACCCGAACATGAAGCACAACTCATCAATTATCTCAAAGCAACAAATATTGAACTTGGATTTTTATTTAACTTCGGACCTAAGCCGATATTCATCAGAAGAATTTTAACAAACGATAAGAAAGGAATTAACCACGGATGA